One window of Desulfobacca acetoxidans DSM 11109 genomic DNA carries:
- a CDS encoding 50S ribosomal protein L11 methyltransferase, with translation MPKQKWLEIRILLPETLQEEAGIFLTGWSGRGVVLEDAAEIDSSPRLAGIRAYLPAGEFTADIRQDLFTYLDRLAALGYRIGELQQQIIEEEDWERAWQVHFKARRLVGRFVIRPPWEEYNSTGPEVVLTIYPGMAFGTGRHPSTWLCLKALEEVTYNWSQHPPRWVLDVGTGTGILGLAAARLGARVLAIDVDPEALAAARENILLNELHDLMRVEDLPLSAIRQQFDLIFANLTAPDLQTLAESLAGRLLPEGQMIISGFLQTDLPEMEERFRAQGLQSVQTHLKDDWAVLVLKRR, from the coding sequence ATGCCAAAACAGAAATGGCTCGAAATTCGGATCTTGCTGCCCGAAACCCTTCAGGAAGAAGCGGGGATCTTTCTCACCGGGTGGAGCGGGCGCGGGGTGGTATTGGAAGACGCGGCCGAGATAGACAGTTCGCCTCGGTTGGCCGGCATCCGGGCGTATCTCCCAGCCGGGGAATTTACCGCGGATATCCGCCAGGATCTGTTTACCTATCTGGATCGCCTCGCCGCCTTGGGATATCGGATCGGTGAACTGCAGCAGCAGATCATAGAGGAAGAAGATTGGGAGCGTGCCTGGCAGGTACACTTCAAAGCACGCCGCCTCGTGGGTCGTTTTGTAATACGCCCCCCTTGGGAGGAGTATAACTCCACCGGCCCTGAAGTGGTCTTGACCATCTATCCCGGCATGGCTTTCGGCACCGGCCGACATCCCAGCACCTGGCTCTGTTTAAAGGCCCTGGAGGAAGTGACCTATAATTGGTCGCAGCACCCCCCTCGATGGGTCTTGGATGTCGGGACCGGAACCGGCATCCTCGGGTTGGCGGCGGCCCGTCTAGGCGCCAGAGTATTGGCTATCGATGTAGATCCGGAGGCGCTGGCGGCAGCCAGGGAAAATATCCTGCTCAATGAGCTTCATGACTTGATGCGGGTCGAGGATCTTCCCCTGAGCGCCATCCGTCAACAGTTCGATCTGATCTTTGCCAACCTGACCGCACCCGATTTACAGACCCTGGCCGAAAGTTTGGCCGGAAGGCTGCTTCCTGAAGGACAGATGATCATTTCAGGTTTCTTGCAGACCGACCTTCCTGAGATGGAAGAACGATTTCGGGCTCAAGGGCTGCAATCTGTTCAAACCCACCTGAAGGATGATTGGGCGGTACTTGTTCTGAAGCGCAGGTAA